One window of Cohnella hashimotonis genomic DNA carries:
- a CDS encoding sensor histidine kinase, producing MRTNRTRRPGVFIKIVIGFVIMTLPLLLFSIMTIRAGMNAAVSRAEVSSQSQMNLFMKTMDDELHNIGQMLIALNNDPDLPAYYLQQREDFTFNNVSLYQNLKTKMGLISYSNNYIADVFLIYPDLNKTISFRNGVRPIDARKTKLIEEVSQSDTTYNRYLDHDFLTYTTEFSGLGADPLAVSYYLGVDIYKERIVDALKSLEEANVFKVFLIETQSSRLVEGSQQRELDRDIFAEMGNAIQAKPDQYRVKLQKGTYVVHTRTSTDRLFSIVAYADEIELLKPMHELRRWSAFLWGVTGIVVVLFAFFIYKQIHSPLRKLVGSMRSVEKGDYSSRILLEQGDEFGYVYRQFNSMAQQLQILVQEVLHKKIQLQEAQLKMLQSQINPHFLFNSLYQGYRMAVSGENENVARLCKYLGDYFRFVTRQGLTEHVRLADEIKFTRTYLEIQMLRFSNRLAYELEVEAGLEELLVPVLMLQPLVENAIIHGFESLEGEGRIRIAITSASGGALVSVSDNGSGMSEERKIEVLHSLQDPVHDKEHCGLWNVHQRLLRSFEGSEGLRIASGAHGTSVTFAIDASILALQPHTTKTG from the coding sequence ATGCGGACGAACCGGACGCGGCGCCCCGGCGTATTCATCAAGATCGTCATCGGCTTTGTGATTATGACGCTTCCGCTCCTGCTGTTCAGCATCATGACGATTCGTGCCGGCATGAATGCAGCGGTAAGCCGGGCCGAGGTTTCGTCCCAGTCGCAGATGAACCTGTTTATGAAAACGATGGACGACGAGCTGCATAATATCGGACAGATGCTGATCGCGCTGAACAACGATCCCGACTTGCCGGCCTATTACCTGCAGCAGCGTGAAGATTTTACCTTCAATAACGTTTCGTTGTACCAGAACCTGAAAACGAAAATGGGCCTCATCAGCTACTCCAATAACTATATCGCCGACGTTTTTTTGATCTACCCCGACCTGAATAAGACCATTTCGTTTCGTAACGGCGTCAGACCGATCGATGCCCGGAAAACCAAGCTGATTGAAGAAGTGTCGCAGAGCGATACGACGTACAACCGTTATCTCGATCATGATTTTTTGACGTATACGACCGAATTTTCCGGACTCGGAGCAGATCCGCTGGCCGTATCTTATTACCTTGGCGTCGATATTTATAAGGAGCGCATCGTAGACGCCCTCAAATCGCTCGAGGAGGCCAATGTTTTTAAGGTGTTCCTGATCGAAACGCAGAGCAGCCGGCTTGTCGAGGGTTCCCAGCAAAGGGAGCTTGACCGCGACATCTTTGCGGAAATGGGGAACGCGATACAAGCGAAGCCGGATCAATACCGGGTAAAATTGCAAAAAGGCACCTATGTGGTACATACGAGAACGTCCACGGACCGGCTGTTCAGCATCGTGGCCTATGCGGATGAAATTGAATTGCTGAAGCCCATGCACGAATTGCGCCGGTGGTCGGCATTTCTGTGGGGCGTAACCGGCATCGTCGTGGTGCTGTTCGCCTTTTTTATTTACAAGCAAATCCATTCTCCGCTGCGAAAGCTTGTCGGATCGATGAGATCGGTCGAAAAGGGAGACTACAGCTCACGCATCCTGCTTGAGCAAGGCGACGAATTCGGCTACGTCTATCGGCAGTTCAACAGCATGGCGCAGCAATTGCAAATTCTTGTACAAGAAGTGCTGCACAAAAAAATACAGCTGCAGGAGGCGCAGCTGAAAATGCTTCAGTCCCAGATCAACCCGCACTTCTTGTTTAACAGCCTGTATCAGGGCTACCGGATGGCCGTATCCGGCGAGAACGAGAATGTAGCCAGATTGTGCAAATACTTGGGCGACTATTTCCGCTTCGTCACCCGGCAAGGGCTGACGGAGCATGTGAGGCTCGCCGATGAAATCAAGTTCACGCGGACGTATCTGGAAATTCAAATGTTGAGATTTTCGAACAGACTTGCCTATGAGCTTGAAGTAGAAGCGGGGCTTGAAGAGCTGCTCGTTCCCGTGCTCATGCTGCAGCCGTTGGTCGAGAACGCCATTATTCACGGCTTCGAATCCTTGGAGGGCGAGGGACGCATTCGGATTGCGATAACAAGTGCAAGCGGGGGAGCGCTCGTGAGCGTATCGGATAACGGGAGCGGCATGAGCGAGGAACGGAAGATTGAAGTGCTTCACTCCCTTCAGGACCCCGTCCATGACAAGGAGCATTGCGGTCTGTGGAACGTGCATCAGCGGCTGCTTCGCAGCTTCGAGGGATCGGAAGGCTTGCGGATTGCAAGCGGAGCGCACGGGACGAGCGTAACGTTCGCAATCGACGCGTCTATCTTGGCGCTCCAGCCCCATACAACGAAGACAGGATGA
- a CDS encoding nucleoside hydrolase — protein MHAVNIILDTDIGPDCDDAGAVAVLHTLAAHGEARIAGMMHCTSSRWGAGCLDAINAYYECPDIPIGTLSQPDFLAHERYETYNKALALQYDNRYRGEHPAPDAIQLYRRLLAEAEDASIVIAAIGPLRNLAGLLRSEPDAISPLPGIRLVERKVKETVAMGGHFPFGREWNFEMAPDAARLVAAEWPTPIIFAGYEIGSAVLTGRSLLATAPSQHPVRQAYERFGLADGVRPSWDLIAVMVAVRGLRDGWRLSERGRVLIEPDGANRWMPGEGSHRYLIFDTEPAHIEHLLEQWLVGKIK, from the coding sequence GTGCACGCAGTAAATATCATTTTGGATACGGATATCGGGCCCGATTGCGACGACGCAGGCGCCGTAGCCGTGCTGCATACGCTGGCTGCCCACGGAGAAGCCCGTATTGCGGGCATGATGCACTGCACCTCCAGCAGGTGGGGGGCAGGCTGCCTGGATGCGATTAACGCGTATTACGAATGCCCGGATATTCCGATCGGCACCTTGAGTCAGCCCGATTTTTTGGCGCACGAACGTTACGAGACTTACAACAAAGCGCTTGCGCTGCAATACGACAACCGATATCGCGGAGAGCATCCCGCACCGGATGCGATACAACTCTACCGTCGGCTGCTCGCAGAAGCGGAGGACGCTTCGATCGTTATCGCCGCGATCGGCCCTTTGCGCAATCTCGCCGGATTGCTGCGGTCGGAGCCGGATGCGATCAGTCCGCTTCCGGGCATTCGGCTCGTCGAGCGCAAAGTTAAAGAAACGGTCGCGATGGGGGGACATTTCCCGTTCGGCCGGGAGTGGAATTTCGAGATGGCGCCGGACGCCGCCCGTCTTGTCGCGGCAGAGTGGCCTACGCCGATTATTTTCGCAGGCTACGAGATCGGGAGCGCAGTGCTGACGGGCCGAAGCTTGCTTGCGACTGCGCCGTCGCAGCATCCCGTGCGGCAAGCTTACGAGAGATTCGGTCTGGCGGACGGCGTTCGCCCAAGCTGGGATCTGATCGCGGTTATGGTAGCGGTACGGGGGCTGCGGGACGGCTGGCGATTGTCGGAAAGGGGGCGCGTCCTCATCGAGCCCGACGGCGCCAACCGTTGGATGCCGGGGGAGGGAAGCCATCGTTATTTGATTTTCGATACGGAGCCTGCGCATATCGAGCATTTACTGGAGCAATGGCTGGTTGGTAAGATAAAGTAG
- a CDS encoding carbohydrate ABC transporter permease, which translates to MDRYHSNTYRLFYLLNIMFVIGIAAVCVLPLVHLMAVSLSEKGAANANLVGLWPVGFNVSAYREALANEKFYDAFIVTIKRLLLGTSVNMLLTFLMAYPLSKEERAFPYRNVYVWLIVFTMLFSGGLIPGYMLVSQLHLIDSIWALVLPAAVQTFHIILLLNFFRQLPKEMEEACYIDGGGHFTALFKIYLPLSMPAVATLILFSMVMHWNEWFSGLIYMNKVDLYPLQTYLQALLDQTKKAITIDDARHAAEASRRSLYSAQIFMAMAPILVVYPLLQKHFTKGIVMGSVKE; encoded by the coding sequence ATGGATCGATACCATTCCAACACGTACAGGCTATTTTACCTGTTGAATATCATGTTTGTTATTGGCATCGCGGCCGTATGCGTGCTGCCGCTCGTTCACCTGATGGCCGTATCGCTCAGCGAAAAAGGAGCGGCCAACGCCAACCTCGTCGGCTTATGGCCCGTCGGCTTCAACGTTTCCGCCTATCGCGAGGCGCTCGCCAACGAGAAGTTTTACGATGCGTTTATCGTTACGATCAAGCGGTTATTGCTGGGAACTTCGGTGAACATGCTGCTTACGTTTCTGATGGCCTATCCGCTGTCGAAGGAGGAGCGGGCGTTTCCTTACCGAAATGTGTACGTATGGCTGATCGTTTTCACCATGCTGTTCAGCGGCGGGCTCATTCCGGGTTATATGCTCGTTTCGCAGCTGCATCTGATCGATTCGATCTGGGCGCTCGTGCTGCCGGCGGCCGTACAGACGTTTCATATCATTTTGCTGCTCAACTTCTTCCGCCAGCTGCCCAAGGAGATGGAAGAGGCCTGCTATATCGATGGCGGCGGACATTTCACAGCTTTGTTCAAAATTTATCTCCCGCTGTCGATGCCGGCCGTGGCGACATTGATTTTGTTCAGCATGGTCATGCACTGGAACGAATGGTTCTCCGGACTGATCTATATGAACAAGGTCGATCTGTATCCGCTGCAGACGTATTTGCAGGCGCTGCTGGATCAGACGAAAAAAGCGATCACGATCGACGACGCCCGCCATGCGGCGGAAGCCTCGCGCCGCTCGCTTTACTCCGCGCAAATTTTTATGGCGATGGCTCCGATTCTGGTCGTCTATCCGCTCTTGCAAAAGCATTTTACGAAAGGCATCGTGATGGGATCCGTCAAAGAATAA
- a CDS encoding ABC transporter permease, producing the protein MMLLPGMALLVIFQYVPMAGIVIAFQDFVPTKGFFGSEWVGLQHFEFMMNLPDTATIVINTLVIAVMKIVLGLIVPVLFALLLNEIRQQGVKRTVQTMVYFPHFLSWVILGGILVDVLSMNGGAVNRILGWLGIGPYFFLGDPGLFRGVIVVTDVWKEFGFSTIIYLAALSGINPVLYEAAVMDGANRWKQVWHVTLPGIAPIVVLMATLSIGGILNAGFDQIFNLYSPLVYKTGDIIDTWVYRAGLLDMQYGLATAVGLFKSVVGLVLISVSYWAASRFANYRIF; encoded by the coding sequence ATGATGCTGCTGCCTGGAATGGCTTTGCTTGTTATCTTTCAGTACGTACCGATGGCGGGAATCGTCATTGCGTTCCAGGATTTTGTGCCGACCAAAGGTTTTTTTGGTTCCGAGTGGGTGGGCTTGCAGCATTTCGAGTTCATGATGAACCTGCCGGATACGGCCACCATTGTCATCAATACACTGGTCATTGCGGTGATGAAAATTGTGCTGGGGCTCATCGTCCCGGTGCTGTTCGCCCTGCTGCTGAACGAAATCAGGCAGCAAGGCGTGAAACGTACCGTGCAAACGATGGTTTATTTCCCACACTTTCTGTCGTGGGTCATTCTGGGGGGCATCTTGGTGGACGTGCTGTCTATGAACGGAGGCGCGGTAAACCGGATATTGGGCTGGCTGGGAATCGGGCCGTATTTCTTCCTGGGAGATCCGGGTTTATTCCGCGGCGTCATCGTCGTCACCGACGTCTGGAAGGAGTTCGGCTTTTCCACCATCATTTATTTGGCCGCGCTCAGCGGGATCAACCCTGTACTCTATGAGGCGGCCGTGATGGATGGCGCCAACCGTTGGAAGCAAGTATGGCACGTGACGCTGCCGGGCATTGCGCCGATCGTCGTACTGATGGCTACGCTTAGCATCGGGGGCATTCTGAACGCGGGCTTCGACCAAATCTTCAATTTGTATAGTCCGCTGGTCTATAAGACCGGGGATATCATCGATACTTGGGTATACCGTGCCGGCTTGCTGGATATGCAATATGGTCTGGCAACGGCCGTGGGACTTTTCAAGTCCGTCGTCGGTTTGGTGCTTATATCCGTATCCTATTGGGCAGCCTCCCGTTTCGCCAATTACCGCATATTTTAG
- a CDS encoding extracellular solute-binding protein, which yields MSNRRKGKAWLLSATAAILITTAACSSNNNSNASTSTASPSTDASAAAPEGTKDAQAEINLKAYAEPVTVTIGATVGAGINYPEGESVDDNIHTRLNKEMLNIEYKNKFVVEASKLSEKINLAIASDDLPDVLLVGTEQMQKMIKNDQLADLSQVYDQYASAELKRNLEYQNRVSFVPAETDGKLYGIPAPKDYGNSIPVMYIRQDWLDALGLKPPKTMDELTAVAKAFVESDPDKNGQKDTFAISLESGMNTLAMDAIASAFGAYPSIMVKDASGQIVYGSTQPEMKEALKKMQELYKLGAFDPEFGIKDYAVTVEKIMAGKVGILFGAFWNPLYPLKQNLENDPNAKWNAYPIPTLDGGAPVPKALPFTNEWIVVRKAFEHPEAIVKSMNLWTDMFISSKPELFPEAQKRWYEAIGSTHKGLEAHNYARPFFFDSPFGNLEVGRELRAYHESNDESKLVSAKAKDVFTNQIKPGGLQAWAMEKMYYEAEAVLDGYKELVYPAYVGASTPTMLSKGPTLGKLESETFVNIIMGASIDTFDAFVEKYHKLGGDDILKEINTQK from the coding sequence ATGTCTAACAGAAGAAAAGGAAAAGCGTGGCTGCTGTCCGCGACTGCTGCCATCTTGATAACGACTGCGGCATGCTCGTCAAACAACAATTCTAACGCCAGTACGTCGACTGCGTCGCCATCGACCGACGCCTCGGCCGCCGCGCCGGAAGGCACGAAGGATGCGCAAGCCGAGATTAATCTCAAGGCCTACGCGGAGCCTGTGACGGTGACCATCGGGGCGACCGTCGGAGCGGGCATCAACTATCCGGAAGGCGAGAGCGTCGACGACAACATCCATACCCGGTTGAACAAGGAAATGCTGAATATCGAATACAAAAATAAATTCGTCGTGGAAGCCTCCAAGCTGTCGGAAAAAATCAATCTTGCCATTGCGAGCGACGATCTGCCCGACGTATTGCTGGTCGGGACGGAGCAAATGCAGAAAATGATCAAAAACGACCAGCTGGCCGATCTGTCGCAAGTCTACGATCAGTATGCTTCCGCCGAACTCAAGCGCAATCTGGAATATCAGAACCGGGTCTCGTTCGTTCCGGCCGAGACCGACGGCAAGCTATATGGCATCCCGGCGCCCAAAGATTACGGAAATTCGATTCCGGTCATGTATATTCGCCAGGATTGGCTGGATGCGCTGGGACTTAAGCCGCCCAAAACCATGGATGAGTTGACCGCCGTGGCCAAGGCCTTTGTCGAGAGCGATCCGGACAAGAACGGTCAAAAAGACACGTTCGCGATCTCGCTGGAGAGCGGCATGAACACGTTGGCCATGGATGCGATCGCGTCGGCGTTCGGCGCTTATCCGAGCATCATGGTGAAGGATGCGAGCGGCCAAATCGTCTACGGCAGCACGCAGCCCGAGATGAAGGAAGCGCTCAAAAAAATGCAGGAGCTCTACAAGCTTGGCGCCTTCGATCCGGAGTTCGGTATTAAGGATTATGCCGTGACGGTCGAGAAAATCATGGCGGGCAAGGTGGGCATTCTGTTCGGCGCATTCTGGAACCCGCTCTATCCGCTCAAGCAGAATCTGGAGAACGATCCGAACGCCAAGTGGAACGCCTACCCGATTCCAACGCTCGACGGCGGCGCCCCCGTACCCAAAGCGCTTCCTTTCACCAACGAATGGATCGTCGTTCGCAAAGCTTTCGAGCATCCCGAAGCGATCGTCAAGTCGATGAATCTGTGGACGGACATGTTCATCAGCTCGAAGCCGGAACTATTTCCCGAAGCTCAGAAGCGTTGGTACGAGGCGATCGGCAGCACGCACAAAGGCCTCGAAGCGCACAACTATGCCAGACCGTTTTTCTTCGACTCGCCGTTCGGCAATCTGGAGGTGGGTCGGGAACTGAGAGCTTATCATGAGAGCAACGACGAATCCAAGCTCGTATCGGCCAAAGCGAAGGACGTCTTCACCAACCAGATCAAGCCGGGCGGTCTTCAGGCCTGGGCCATGGAAAAGATGTACTACGAAGCGGAAGCGGTGCTCGACGGCTACAAGGAGCTCGTATACCCGGCCTATGTCGGCGCATCTACCCCGACGATGCTGTCCAAGGGACCGACGCTCGGCAAGCTGGAATCCGAAACGTTCGTCAACATCATTATGGGCGCGTCCATCGACACCTTCGACGCGTTCGTCGAGAAGTACCATAAGCTTGGCGGAGACGACATTTTAAAGGAAATCAATACACAGAAATAG